The sequence ctccctttggttggtgggcttgacggtattgcaaacatcatcacatacaatcaattagcgttacaatttgataaaaatatgcgttacagtttttagtttcataattgaattaaatgaataatatatggaacgacttgaataagatgttgattgcattacgctccaacatccggggttggagaggccggtagggcttaactgagctcttttttatgttttattttcatactaccggcccttattaccagtgtgaagtgaaaattaagtagagtaaacgtatcccaattgggtttcacacgatgacaataaatgaacggtaaatcgaatccatctttgacgtttattggtggtttgtttaccatggaatactgtggaatgaaatagaatataataaaataataatgaccgaaccaatgagcaaaccactgatagctgtcaaacgatgttcatccagtttatattgtgaggatgtatcgtttgggacctgatgggtgagatgatgtgtgaatgaaatgtaagagtgagtgcatgcaagaacggtaataaaggccaccgtttcagctcaggactaacgatcgaccaatagaagagatagaaattgggtaacggtacccccattcatctcaaatccattagtcatttcatgtacgaaaaccattagttagagtgagatctgttatctctgtttgatagattaatttcaagaataacatgaaatctggagcattttttttgttcgttaaaacagcagtattgaatcatttctgaactacttttatgtgCCATAGCTTCTTACAGAcgaggcaaagattttgtattcgattttatctcaataaatttattgaaagtcgagtaatcggtaaaataacatggtgactctactaatgagatgactattggcacacaaattttagttagaatctattagaatagaaatagtaactcaatgttgtgatgcttgcttgtggaatatatgtaggtatgtatgcatgtgtgtatgcgtatgtgcctgtgtgtatgtatgtgtttttgtgtgtacaacatacattataccgttccctcgggtgtgttgtatcaaattggttgtgacacatttcgattgcgagtcagtgtaccagatgttcaaaactgcctgagcggatggtaatatactgtcaagaatcaaccgaagataacgaaatgtgaacatgctgtagcaatactattaaacccaagtgttattatcatttaaataaaaacgcatgtcctcagttcttatccgtcaaaccatgatgagctgctctacaaagatcaatgaaatactattttttttttttttttttttggaaacggatgactggatgaggaacaagaaatacgaaaatgctgaaagaattagaaaggaatattggtaagaatataaacaccattgcatacaactaacttttagaTTTGAGGAAGCAACAtaacatgccagcaaaagtacggagtgaaaaatgacaacaaaagacacgaatcacaTCTGAATAGAACACTgaaattaaggtaaaacagaatacaaactatgaacaaaggtaagaaaatcaacatgaagaaataatagaaactgctgggtaacaatgtaatttcctcatattgaaagaggcgtttatagggcgcgcatgcgctaattcggcctgatacaaattaacggggagggcaatacattttggacagggctgtaaaaagctgattggaaccctttccccaccaaaatgtaatataaggaataaggaaacagtactatttcaatttgttcgtcatactaattcatgaacATACGAACtatctctgaataccgtttttggaagtaccataaaaatgacaaaaactttaaagagaaCTTCTACAACTTAGAAAtggttaatcgattgtcacacgttcagATTGAatggaataattttaaggtttcatacaatttctatcttcgattcgtgttgtagttccaaaattttaattacatgtcatttaaaacgacggtcattaaaataatttcatgaaaactgaacacaacgaagaatattcacacgaaacacacatgcggattgataaaaacaaggtatcatctcactgctaggtggattaagcacgtttctattataaattataaaacaatCGATTAACTATCTTATATTCGGAAATGTGAAGAAATATGTCATCAAGCCACGCCCATACGATTATCACTTAATCATGCGTTTCGATAACAGTTTCCTTATTCGATTTATTGAATGATTTGGAATTTTGTAGAACTACACTATATTCCAAATTTGATCAATGATTTGATCGCATTATTAACCGTACCGACTTTTAGGCAATTGTGCCGAGGTGCAAGGCTTCTCTGCACGCTCATTTGTCGGCTTCCCTTGTCTTTTTTCTTGAATCCAGTGCAGGAATACGGACTCACCATTCATTCCTTGCATGCAagtttggttatgtattgagaGAACAAGGTAGTGAGATGAATGAATTGACTCACTACATAAGCACTTCTCACACGATACTGTCAAACATTCAGTCTTTCTTACGTCTGCACTATCAACAAACATGAATTATATTGAAAACTTGATGATATTTTTTAGTAATCTTTCTACATTTTATATCTTCAGTATAGCAACTTCTGTGGCAGTCGTTGTTTTAACTATTTACATAGGTATCGTAACCCGACTTACGAACGGTGCTAGTGTGACAGAGGAAAGCACTTCACAGCACCGAACAGAGGTAACTCTACATCCTATtatcaaattcaaaataatgTTTTGCCTGTTCCTATAAGAATCAGTCAATACAGTCGAACGATTCCGAAACCGACGAAAACAGTGAAGACGAAGACGTGAAAATTGAATCTGTTCGACAGCTGAAATCAGCAAAGTTGAAATCTTTGGAAAAAACACTTACTGACGAACAAAGAGAAGCCGAAAAAGAGTAATTTTTGTCGTTCAGCTTACCTTGCTAAAATAAACTTCTATAATATAAATCCAATATTTTAGGATCGAAAAAGTGCAGCTTGCAGCAATATTTGATCTTCTTAGAAAACAAAACGAAGAGTTTAGTATAGATTCTGCCCTAAATGAAGATGAACTACAGGAGCAGCTTAGCCTGTATAGGTGAAAACAATGTTGAGAGAACCATAGAAAAATGGAATAATTATTGTTCATGAAAATAATACTATAGGTATCAGAATTAGTAATTTATCTACAATTTAATTTGTAGAGATCCTTATAAACTTAAATCTACACGTATCCATCCAATGTATATTTATAATATTTACATAAAATTGTGTGAATTATGCAATAGGGTTCTAACTAAATTGAGTCTTGTCCATTATAAAATGTATTGTTATGGTATCCACGGGAATATTAGCTACCTACACTTATTCTACTAACGCTAATTCTAGTCAATCCAATAGAATGTAGATAGTTTAATAAGAAATATACCAAATTTATGTTGTATTCAAATATACgtgttgtttgaaaaaataaaaatcacgaTGAACATTAAAAAGCATCACCAATTATATCAGAtcaatttatattttatatatttaactcggtcaaattcaaaattgttaAATGAACTGGTGAAATTCTGTGAATTTCCTCTCTACGGCAACGGAGAAAACAACTTTTGAATTTTTATACCATTGGAGTTCTATTTTTTTAGACTGCTCTTTGAAAGCTTCAAAAGATATATGGGACAGAGGCAAAGCGGGGTTTTCTTGATATCTATTGTGGTTTATGGTGCCAACTACCCCTAAATTCTTACATACTGCGACGGTCAGTAAtaagtcgtcattcgtttacgcctgagacgtcagaaataatattgcACCTGTGCGATATTATTAAAgggttacataaatagtgcaaactgCTCGTCTGTTTAGTGGTTTAAATtgaatttgcttgacgaaaaaaataaataaaattcaatctcaaacacgaaacttaatgaaataaaaacttaAAAGGACGCAAACTACGGGACATGAACGGATAATCCTAGAGTAACAAAGCATGACTGTATATCGACTGAACCATAAAAGTACTTATATACTTTACATGTCAAAACGTTTGAAATTTATGCAAATACGACACAGACTCAATGTGTATGGAATGCGATAACATATACACTGAAATCAACTTTTATGCGAGGTTCGAAAATCCGCATATCTTCAGAAGTCCGCATATTAAAACTCCATAACTTGGAAAATGCGCCTAAAAAAGATCTCAGTGTACACTTTCCTATGTTTTAGTCATATTTAGATTCTCGATATGATCTATTTAGTCAGTTATAATGGTTACCCCATTTATCTCAGTTCCATTATTCATCTCAGTTACAAACTATATTCAAACttgaacaataatctagaaCAAGATAATCAACGAAAAATTTCAGTTTGttgtcattcagttatgtctctgaaattAACTTTCCGTCAATTTTGTTCGCCAAACCGAGTCCTAGTAACTTGTGTGATCATTTCACAACATGACAAATTCAAATTGACGTGTTGATTTTTGTATCTTTGATTGCAAAAATCGTTACAATAACAATGAACCATTTTTGCAAACGATATAAAAATGAAGTTCCCCATTTTGAAGATGTATGTGTATTTTCCTGATAGTCTTAATAAGTGatatataataatattattaatagcaTTCTGATATTTTCATTTGCCGGGAAGATTGAATCGGGCAGAAATCGAAAGTCGGAAGCCTCAATAACACCGAAAAGTATGATATATGTTTACCAAGCTTAGACTTATTTGAAAGTTCTTATTatattgtggatcaagttcgaagatttaGTGACTGACACATTcagttccggaaatatgatCGTAGAAATGAGTTTATCGACAACTCACACTTTTTATCCATACAAtccattttctcgaagatggctgaaccgattttaagatCTAGTGCCTGACACTTCTGGGTTCAAAGATATGATCAGAAGTGTCTCAATCGACGAACCGAACTTTATATCTAtatacgctcaattttctcagaaattgccGAACAGctcaggctcatttgaaagctactgttgggttgTGATCGGTTCCGGAAgagatatattggtataagagacgtaaccaaaaaaacgcatttttttctctccgctcaattttctccgaactggctgaatcgatttctaaATCTTTGGATCATTCGTAAGCTACttttgggttgtgaatcaagttcgaagaccaattgGCTGTCACATATTTTTCTCTCCGCTTAATTTTCTTGGATATGGCTTAACCGACTTTAAACTACTTAAgcgcgtttgaaagctactattaggttgtGAATCgagattccggagatatatttCTATAAAGATCGTAaccgaaaaaaacttttttttctatccgcttTTTTCGAAAAGTATCTAATGATCAAGTACAAATGTATGATTGCTAATACTTCCAGTTTCGAGAATGTGGTCGAATATGCGACGTAAGCGTTGAGTCATGCTTTCCATTACTAGCTGAAACAATCCGAatgaatttttattaaaaatcagaCCAAATTCGTGTCTGGAACAATCCTaacgaaaaaaaccttttttaatccacctagtggcataatgatgcctttctcatattacttttattttcaaaaacgtcactagaagattctatcacgtttcttttttcaaacttgaaaaaaatcaaaacatttcttgggtataaactaccatcaccttttcaatttgttaacagttatgtcaagttaatatagatttaaatgtggcaaccctgcacgctatacaaaatataACAAAGTGTGCTGTGTGCGGGTGCATTTtcatcttcttccgtaccagcacgtaccgatgcctaccgattttgcatcaaatcgaagtgagttccattttttggcactagtagtcccaaagtagattgatatatccaccaactaacaaggtctgccaactagatgaacttaccagtaagttttataaaaatgtgcacctcgtttcgctatcgcttgtgaaaaaatactcatgaaatcgaaaatttttactaatcccactgtaattccggaaccagaagtcggatctagatcaaCTGTTTagggactttttgaagaatttcaagaccttttatttgcatcttagttagtAAGAATTGGGtgagaaatttccaagaaaattgaatgcgccttttctcatagatttgcacatattgcattgtaattccggaaccgaaagtcgtacaaaaataaaattcaatagcgattatTCAGATTattcaaaaacccttcttaatccacctagtggtgtaataatacctttctcttatCATTGAAACAGcctcaataaaaataatattatcGTTAGTTAGGTTAGTTCCTACACGAATTCATAATAATTATTAATCTCATTAATGCATTTTTCAGATTCTCACCTCGAcgattagtattgtgagcttatcaaataacctaatagtagctttcgaacgaatctaagtctttcgaaatcgattctttcattgccgagaaatttgttgtattgaaaaacacgacAGGTCTGTCGGTTAAGTCACTTCTACCATTATCACCCTCATTTTTTTTACGTGCCAGTTTAGTTTCGAgcgatacgtgtattcgaacatcactcgtacgaacgaaaagtcccattctcgtttacaGACGAATAGATGTAATGTTGTTTTTTATAATCGttagtttaatgttgcgaatgaACCATTCAAACCATTGAAAACAGTTTAATcgatttaaaaaacaaaaattcgaatgTAATGgctaaacatgctttattttatattgaatgcatgattttaccaatgcaataaatatgtagactatcaaaaacatgacaaaatagtaaaaaaaggaATATtgctattttcaatttttttttgctttgcacgaagtttaatttcaaaatttttttcaccgCTTTGAATTAAATTGATCTTGAGTACGATATTTACTTATTATATAGCACATCACTTCTTTGATACTTGGAATcttcccgtacccgataaaacaataaaaatctttacccgtacccgaaacccgactaaataaaaaaaatcgacatcCGTACCCGACCTGAACCCGATAAGCAAATTTTTCTGTCGTgtacgggttcgggtcgggtttgAGGTACAACTTAAGTCTGTACCAGAACGGCCTTAAACAAGAATGAAGGTGTATATCAGGTATCACAACCATTTTATATTTGA comes from Malaya genurostris strain Urasoe2022 chromosome 3, Malgen_1.1, whole genome shotgun sequence and encodes:
- the LOC131436175 gene encoding uncharacterized protein LOC131436175 isoform X2, encoding MNYIENLMIFFSNLSTFYIFSIATSVAVVVLTIYIGIVTRLTNGASVTEESTSQHRTESIQSNDSETDENSEDEDVKIESVRQLKSAKLKSLEKTLTDEQREAEKEIEKVQLAAIFDLLRKQNEEFSIDSALNEDELQEQLSLYR
- the LOC131436175 gene encoding uncharacterized protein LOC131436175 isoform X1, which encodes MNYIENLMIFFSNLSTFYIFSIATSVAVVVLTIYIGIVTRLTNGASVTEESTSQHRTENQSIQSNDSETDENSEDEDVKIESVRQLKSAKLKSLEKTLTDEQREAEKEIEKVQLAAIFDLLRKQNEEFSIDSALNEDELQEQLSLYR